One Thunnus albacares chromosome 12, fThuAlb1.1, whole genome shotgun sequence genomic region harbors:
- the ahsg2 gene encoding alpha-2-HS-glycoprotein 2: MNPLGITVVLGLLVGAWAQVVTLRPQCDSLEAEEAALVAQDYLNAQHTHGYKYALNRIEDIKIHPGPVGDDIYVMEINLLETDCHVLDPTPVANCTVRSKFLTAVEGDCDVVLKRVGGALTVTAFKCKTEESTEDICPGCSFLLPLNDTLALDFVHVSLATFNNITDNVTYTVLEVGRMSSRFAVGGPVYSVEYVVVEANCTDDACVPLNDTMAEHGICTATGQSTAPQVDCKMFPTLIPVVDANSTAAPALPPTVHIHAGSLSRKHGLRHHQLTTLHDPLLSGFLSAESAESAEVVPVVPAVVDAAAAAPPAADPAAPAADPAPAADPAPAADSGSKSENSMERTIKFKRDVPASPASVIFGAPVVQTDPIVLVPTCPGRIRFF, encoded by the exons ATGAATCCCCTGGGCATCACTGTGGTTCTGGGACTACTGGTGGGGGCATGGGCTCAGGTTGTTACGCTACGGCCTCAGTGCGACTCCCTTGAGGCAGAGGAGGCTGCTCTGGTGGCTCAGGATTACCTCAATGCCCAGCACACTCATGGCTACAAGTATGCACTGAACAGGATCGAGGACATCAAGATCCACCCTGGG CCTGTTGGAGATGACATATATGTCATGGAAATCAACCTGCTGGAGACAGACTGTCACGTGTTGGACCCTACACCTGTTGCCAACTGCACAGTCAGGTCCAAATTTTTGACG GCTGTAGAAGGAGACTGTGATGTGGTGCTGAAGAGGGTTGGAGGAGCTCTGACTGTCACAGCATTCAAGTGCAAAACAGAGG AATCAACAGAGGACATTTGTCCAGGCTGTTCATTCCTCCTTCCCCTGAATGATACCCTTGCGCTGGACTTTGTCCATGTTTCTCTGGCAACCTTCAACAACATTACAGACAATGTAACATACACTGTTCTTGAGGTTGGAAGGATGTCATCACGG TTTGCGGTTGGTGGACCAGTCTATTCAGTAGAATATGTTGTCGTTGAGGCTAATTGCACCGATGATGCCTGTGTGCCCCTGAATGATACCATGGCT GAACATGGTATTTGTACTGCTACCGGCCAGAGCACTGCTCCTCAAGTCGACTGCAAGATGTTTCCCACTCTG ATACCTGTTGTAGATGCCAACAGTACTGCAGCTCCTGCCTTGCCACCAACAGTCCACATACATGCTGGCAGCCTGTCACGCAAGCACGGTCTGAGACACCACCAACTCACTACTCTCCATGACCCTCTGCTAAGCGGATTTTTGTCTGCGGAGTCAGCAGAGTCAGCTGAAGTGGTACCTGTGGTCCCTGCAGTAGTTGATGCCGCTGCAGCTGCTCCACCAGCTGCTGATCCAGCTGCACCTGCAGCTGATCCTGCACCAGCTGCAGACCCTGCTCCAGCTGCTGACAGTGGATCTAAGTCTGAGAATAGTATGGAGCGTACTATTAAATTTAAGAGAGATGTACCTGCCTCACCCGCCTCTGTGATTTTTGGTGCCCCTGTGGTCCAAACAGACCCCATTGTTCTCGTGCCAACTTGCCCAGGAAGGATCAGATTCTTCTAA